One Oceanicoccus sagamiensis genomic region harbors:
- a CDS encoding enoyl-CoA hydratase/isomerase family protein has translation MADFEALLFEKNDGVAKITLNRPDAANGINLQLAKEMMQAANAIDDDPSIRAVLITGSGKLFCAGGDLKSMAGADSRSALLKEITFYLHGALSRLARNNAPVVVAVNGTAAGAGFSLAVAGDLVLAAESAKFTMAYTAAGLTPDGSSSYYLPRLIGMRKTQELMITNRVLSAQEALDWGAINRVVPNDELQAEAEALAKQLANGPTQAFGAVKKLLMTTFSNGFETQLDMEANFIASMTTIHDGNEGINAFSEKRAPEFKGN, from the coding sequence ATGGCTGACTTTGAAGCACTATTATTCGAAAAAAACGACGGCGTAGCCAAAATCACCCTAAACCGTCCCGATGCCGCCAATGGTATCAACTTACAACTGGCAAAAGAAATGATGCAGGCGGCCAATGCGATTGATGATGACCCCTCTATCAGGGCTGTATTGATTACTGGCAGCGGCAAGCTATTCTGCGCCGGTGGTGATTTAAAGAGCATGGCGGGGGCTGATAGCCGCAGCGCACTGCTTAAAGAGATCACCTTTTACCTGCATGGCGCCCTATCACGTCTGGCCCGTAATAATGCCCCCGTGGTGGTTGCGGTCAATGGCACCGCCGCTGGTGCCGGCTTTAGCCTGGCGGTAGCCGGGGATTTAGTCTTGGCAGCCGAGTCGGCCAAATTTACTATGGCTTATACCGCCGCTGGCCTAACCCCTGATGGTAGCTCCTCTTATTACCTGCCCCGTCTGATCGGCATGCGCAAGACCCAGGAACTAATGATTACCAATCGGGTATTAAGCGCTCAGGAGGCTCTGGATTGGGGCGCTATCAACCGTGTTGTGCCTAACGATGAACTTCAGGCAGAAGCAGAAGCACTGGCCAAACAACTGGCTAACGGCCCCACCCAGGCCTTTGGAGCGGTTAAAAAGCTGCTTATGACCACCTTTAGCAACGGCTTTGAAACACAACTGGATATGGAAGCTAACTTTATCGCCTCCATGACCACCATCCATGATGGTAACGAAGGCATCAATGCTTTTAGTGAGAAACGAGCACCTGAATTTAAAGGTAATTAA
- a CDS encoding tRNA-queuosine alpha-mannosyltransferase domain-containing protein, producing the protein MKILLLSAYDAASHRHWCEVLEQHFDQDQWTVLRLPARYFSWRVRGNSLSWAFSERDILSQEYDLLIATSMVDLSSLRGFVPSLASIPTLVYFHENQFAYPASQQQHSSIEPQILNLYTALAADRVVFNSDYNRQTFLSGVGALLKKMPDQVPPGLMERLAPISDILPVPLRFPELKAARDIKAPLQVLWNHRWEYDKAPERLFAAIKRVLGAGVKIELHIVGQQFRQLPPVFAEMEAYLRESYPGALKHWGFIEDSAAYQQLLSSCDIALSTALHDFQGMAVLEAVAAGCIPLLPNRLCYSEWFADTYLYPGLEDVEQEADALASQLSELARLKEIAQLPSAPSVERFSIACLGQQYSQAFAETIHSHANL; encoded by the coding sequence ATGAAAATCTTGTTGTTGTCAGCCTATGATGCGGCCAGTCATCGGCATTGGTGTGAGGTACTGGAGCAGCACTTTGACCAGGATCAGTGGACAGTGCTGCGCTTGCCGGCCCGGTATTTTAGCTGGCGTGTGCGCGGTAATAGCTTAAGCTGGGCCTTTAGCGAACGCGATATTCTGTCACAGGAGTATGATTTGCTGATAGCCACCTCGATGGTGGATCTGTCCTCCCTGCGCGGCTTTGTTCCCTCGTTAGCCAGTATTCCCACCCTGGTATATTTCCATGAAAACCAGTTTGCCTATCCTGCCAGCCAACAACAGCACAGCTCGATAGAGCCACAGATATTAAATCTCTATACCGCTCTGGCGGCGGATAGGGTGGTCTTTAATAGTGACTATAATCGGCAGACTTTTTTATCCGGGGTAGGGGCCTTATTAAAAAAAATGCCGGATCAGGTACCTCCGGGCCTGATGGAGCGCCTTGCACCTATCAGTGATATTTTGCCAGTGCCGCTACGTTTCCCCGAGCTTAAGGCTGCACGGGATATCAAGGCTCCCTTGCAGGTGTTATGGAATCACCGCTGGGAGTACGACAAAGCCCCTGAGCGTTTGTTTGCGGCGATTAAGCGTGTGTTAGGTGCCGGTGTAAAGATAGAGCTGCATATTGTTGGTCAGCAATTCAGGCAGTTACCTCCGGTGTTTGCCGAGATGGAAGCTTATCTTCGCGAGTCTTATCCCGGGGCCCTTAAGCATTGGGGTTTTATCGAGGATAGTGCGGCGTACCAGCAGCTGTTATCAAGCTGTGATATCGCACTCTCGACCGCATTGCATGATTTTCAGGGGATGGCGGTATTGGAGGCAGTAGCTGCTGGCTGTATTCCTTTGCTACCCAATCGGCTTTGCTATAGCGAGTGGTTTGCTGACACCTATTTATACCCTGGTTTAGAGGATGTCGAGCAGGAAGCTGATGCCTTGGCCAGTCAACTTAGCGAACTGGCCCGGTTAAAAGAGATTGCTCAGCTACCCAGTGCGCCGTCGGTTGAAAGGTTTTCCATCGCCTGTCTTGGTCAGCAGTATTCACAAGCTTTTGCCGAAACTATCCATAGCCATGCCAATCTGTAA
- a CDS encoding transglycosylase SLT domain-containing protein produces the protein MKFISHPLLALLAVILLTTGCTVSPPKNQDNLCEIFREKDDWYDAAADARDNWNSPIPVMMAIMHQESRFKQKAKPPRTKILGFIPGPRPSSAYGYSQAKDGTWDWYMRSSGNYGADRDDFDDAIDFVGWYNHTSRKKSYIKPNDTYNLYLAYHEGHGGFNRRTFKKKPWLTKVAKKVSARSRRYASQLAKCEEELKGPWWQFW, from the coding sequence ATGAAATTTATCTCACATCCTTTACTCGCCTTATTGGCTGTTATCCTGTTAACCACAGGCTGCACGGTCTCCCCACCAAAAAATCAGGACAATCTCTGTGAGATTTTTCGGGAGAAAGATGACTGGTACGATGCTGCTGCGGATGCGCGGGATAATTGGAATTCGCCGATCCCGGTGATGATGGCGATTATGCATCAGGAATCACGGTTTAAACAAAAGGCCAAACCACCGCGTACCAAAATCCTGGGTTTTATTCCCGGCCCCAGACCTTCGAGCGCTTATGGTTATTCGCAAGCTAAAGATGGCACCTGGGATTGGTATATGCGCAGCAGTGGCAACTACGGTGCGGACAGGGATGACTTTGACGATGCGATTGACTTTGTCGGCTGGTATAACCATACCAGCCGTAAAAAATCCTATATCAAACCTAATGACACCTATAACCTGTATTTGGCTTATCACGAGGGGCATGGGGGGTTTAATCGCCGTACCTTTAAAAAGAAGCCCTGGTTAACCAAGGTGGCGAAAAAAGTATCAGCACGTTCCCGTCGTTATGCGTCCCAGTTGGCCAAGTGCGAAGAAGAATTAAAAGGGCCCTGGTGGCAATTCTGGTAG
- a CDS encoding VOC family protein has protein sequence MRYLHTMVRVSNLEQSLAFYCDHLGLVEVARWDNEAGRFSLIFLCAPEDVETFEQHKSPAIELTHNWDDNSYDGGRNFGHLAFRVKNIYEACQKLMDAGVTINRPPRCGHMAFVRSPDNISIELLQEGGSLEPTEPWVSMDNIGEW, from the coding sequence ATGCGCTACTTACACACCATGGTAAGAGTCAGTAACCTCGAACAATCACTAGCATTCTACTGTGATCATCTAGGTCTGGTAGAAGTTGCTCGCTGGGATAATGAAGCCGGCCGCTTTAGTTTAATCTTTCTTTGCGCGCCAGAGGATGTTGAAACTTTTGAACAACATAAATCCCCCGCTATCGAACTCACCCATAACTGGGATGATAATAGCTATGACGGTGGCCGCAACTTTGGTCATCTGGCATTTAGAGTTAAGAATATCTATGAGGCCTGCCAAAAACTCATGGATGCAGGAGTTACGATTAACCGCCCACCACGTTGCGGTCATATGGCTTTTGTACGCTCGCCGGATAATATTTCTATTGAGCTGCTGCAAGAAGGTGGTTCGCTGGAACCAACTGAGCCCTGGGTATCAATGGACAATATTGGCGAGTGGTAA
- a CDS encoding FAD-dependent oxidoreductase — protein sequence MKPTDIKDPEYFHKVVDCQYACPAHTPVPEYIRLIAAGRYTDAYMVNWESNVFPGVLGRTCDRPCEPACRRGRVEEQPVAICRLKRVAADNKDDADVDAQMPEIPSTKNGKRVALIGGGPASLTVARDLMPLGYSIDLYDDQPLGGGFMRSQIPSFRLPETVLNQEVNYILDMGVVTQFNTYVDSLKSILDKNYDAVFVGTGAPRGRDLNIPGREEGSDNIHIGIDWLSSVAFEHREKIGKKVIVLGGGNTAMDCCRTSLRLGAQDVKVVVRSPKTEMKASPWEIEDAEREGIPMFENHVPLEFVVEDGKLVGMKFDKVRAEYDDNGKRSLVSLGEAPELIECDDVCIAIGQDNAFPWIERDLGLEFGKWDMPVVDTDTFQSTNEKVFFGGDAAFGPENVITAVAHGHQAAVSIDLFLNGKSVADRLAPGTNLVSQKMGIHEWSYDSGVVDDVRYAVPHAEVQLSLTDRKMEVELGFDADTGFAEAQRCLNCDAQTVFTESKCIECDACVDICPTDCITFTAPAEEAELRERLTAPANNLAQDLYISTDQLPTKRIMVKDENVCLHCGLCAERCPTAAWDMQKFMYEVTKAGNEGGVVS from the coding sequence TTGAAACCAACAGATATTAAAGATCCTGAGTACTTCCACAAGGTGGTGGATTGCCAGTATGCCTGTCCAGCGCATACACCTGTACCGGAATATATTCGTTTAATCGCAGCCGGTCGTTATACCGATGCCTATATGGTGAACTGGGAATCCAATGTGTTTCCTGGCGTACTGGGTAGAACCTGTGACCGTCCTTGTGAGCCAGCCTGTCGCCGTGGTCGCGTTGAGGAACAGCCTGTGGCGATTTGTCGTTTGAAGCGTGTTGCCGCTGATAACAAAGACGATGCCGATGTCGATGCGCAAATGCCGGAAATCCCCAGCACTAAAAACGGTAAGCGCGTTGCGTTGATCGGTGGTGGTCCTGCCTCGTTAACAGTAGCCCGTGATTTGATGCCACTGGGTTATTCAATCGACCTGTACGATGACCAACCACTGGGTGGCGGTTTTATGCGCAGCCAGATTCCTTCCTTCCGTTTGCCTGAAACGGTACTGAATCAGGAAGTTAATTATATTCTTGATATGGGTGTGGTCACACAGTTCAACACCTATGTGGATAGCTTAAAAAGCATTCTCGATAAAAACTACGACGCGGTCTTTGTTGGTACCGGTGCTCCTCGTGGTCGCGATTTGAATATCCCTGGTCGTGAAGAGGGCAGCGATAATATTCATATCGGTATTGATTGGTTATCCAGCGTTGCTTTTGAACACCGTGAAAAAATCGGCAAGAAAGTGATTGTGTTAGGTGGTGGTAACACCGCGATGGATTGCTGTCGTACATCACTGCGTCTAGGTGCGCAAGACGTAAAAGTGGTTGTGCGTAGCCCCAAAACAGAAATGAAAGCTTCCCCTTGGGAAATTGAAGATGCCGAGCGTGAAGGTATCCCCATGTTTGAAAACCATGTGCCATTAGAATTTGTGGTTGAAGATGGCAAACTGGTGGGTATGAAGTTTGATAAAGTTCGCGCTGAGTACGATGACAACGGCAAGCGTTCTTTGGTATCGCTAGGTGAAGCGCCAGAGCTGATTGAATGTGATGATGTATGTATCGCTATCGGTCAGGATAATGCCTTCCCGTGGATTGAGCGTGACCTGGGTCTGGAGTTTGGTAAGTGGGATATGCCTGTTGTTGATACCGACACTTTCCAGTCTACCAATGAAAAAGTTTTCTTCGGTGGTGATGCGGCCTTTGGTCCTGAAAATGTTATCACTGCGGTAGCCCACGGCCACCAGGCGGCGGTTTCGATTGATTTATTCCTTAACGGCAAAAGTGTGGCCGATCGTTTGGCGCCGGGTACTAATCTGGTTAGCCAGAAAATGGGTATCCACGAATGGAGCTACGATAGCGGCGTTGTTGATGATGTGCGCTATGCGGTGCCTCATGCTGAAGTGCAGTTATCCTTAACTGACCGTAAAATGGAAGTGGAATTAGGCTTTGACGCCGACACCGGTTTTGCTGAAGCCCAGCGCTGCTTAAACTGCGATGCACAAACCGTGTTCACCGAATCCAAATGTATTGAGTGTGATGCCTGTGTGGATATTTGCCCTACAGACTGTATTACCTTTACTGCACCTGCTGAAGAAGCCGAGTTGCGTGAACGCTTAACGGCTCCTGCTAACAACCTTGCACAGGACCTTTATATTTCTACCGATCAGCTGCCTACCAAGCGCATTATGGTGAAGGACGAAAATGTTTGCCTGCACTGTGGTTTATGTGCCGAGCGCTGCCCAACCGCAGCCTGGGATATGCAGAAGTTTATGTATGAAGTAACGAAGGCCGGTAATGAAGGCGGAGTAGTATCATGA
- a CDS encoding 2-oxoacid:acceptor oxidoreductase subunit alpha: MSKVDNITSVNDLVIKFANVNGTGSASANNMFAKAIFRMGLSVSPKNIFPSNIQGLPTWYEVRVSDKGYLGRRGGIDIMVCVNPQSMAKDIQEVSPGGYFIYDNTKPLDLRLLRNDITFIGLPLTKICLDEYKDARQRQLFKNVIYVGALAALINIEFDVLTGLIADQFKGKEKLIAPNIHAMELGFQYAQENIQCPLGVTLERRDNLGEKILIDGNTACGLGAVYGGATMAGWYPITPSTSVVEGFEKYCKRLRIDPGTGKKNYAIVQAEDELAAIGMVIGANWNGARAFTATSGPGISLMSEFLGLAYFAEIPTVLIDVQRSGPSTGMPTRTQQSDVMACAYASHGDTKHVLVFPSTPKECFDMTAEAFDLADHLQTPIIMLTDLDLGMNDNMSDPLEWDDKREYNRGKVFNAEQLEEMSEKFGRYLDVDGDGIPYRTYPGTHPTKGSFFTRGTSRDEYAVYTEDGSEYVKNMERLLHKWETAKGLVPKPEIINCEGGSSVGILHFGTSADATREASDYLAESGITVDTCRIRAFPFNQEIEDFVANHETVFVVEQNRDAQMRSLLVNDCDIDPKHLIPVLNYDGMPITARYIQEKVESHISGAKVTPLRSKTNKK; encoded by the coding sequence ATGAGTAAAGTAGACAACATCACCTCCGTCAACGACCTGGTTATCAAGTTTGCCAACGTTAACGGTACCGGTTCAGCCAGTGCGAACAATATGTTTGCTAAAGCGATTTTCCGGATGGGCTTGTCAGTCAGCCCAAAAAATATTTTTCCCTCCAATATTCAGGGTCTTCCGACCTGGTATGAAGTGCGCGTTAGCGACAAGGGTTATCTGGGTCGCCGTGGCGGTATCGATATTATGGTCTGTGTTAACCCACAGAGCATGGCCAAAGATATTCAGGAAGTCTCACCCGGCGGCTATTTTATCTATGATAATACCAAGCCTCTGGATCTACGTTTGTTGCGCAACGATATTACCTTTATCGGTTTGCCGCTGACCAAAATCTGTCTGGATGAATATAAAGATGCCCGTCAGCGTCAGCTATTTAAAAACGTTATCTACGTGGGTGCGCTGGCTGCATTAATCAATATCGAGTTCGACGTACTGACCGGTTTGATTGCCGACCAGTTTAAAGGCAAAGAAAAATTAATTGCTCCTAATATTCACGCGATGGAGTTAGGCTTTCAGTATGCTCAGGAAAATATCCAGTGCCCATTGGGTGTGACGCTGGAACGCCGCGATAATCTTGGTGAGAAAATCCTGATTGATGGAAATACGGCCTGTGGTCTGGGTGCTGTCTATGGCGGTGCTACCATGGCAGGGTGGTATCCCATCACGCCATCAACCTCGGTGGTTGAAGGCTTTGAGAAATACTGTAAGCGCCTGCGGATTGATCCTGGCACCGGCAAGAAAAACTACGCCATTGTACAGGCCGAAGATGAGTTGGCGGCCATTGGTATGGTTATTGGTGCTAACTGGAATGGTGCGCGTGCCTTTACGGCAACCTCCGGTCCCGGTATTTCACTGATGAGTGAGTTTTTAGGCTTGGCTTATTTTGCTGAGATACCCACGGTATTGATTGATGTGCAGCGCAGTGGCCCTTCGACGGGTATGCCTACGCGTACACAGCAGTCTGATGTTATGGCCTGTGCTTATGCATCACACGGTGATACCAAGCATGTGTTGGTGTTCCCATCAACGCCAAAAGAATGTTTCGATATGACCGCTGAAGCCTTTGATCTGGCTGACCATCTACAGACGCCGATTATTATGCTGACCGATTTGGACTTGGGCATGAATGACAATATGTCTGATCCTTTAGAGTGGGATGACAAGCGCGAATATAACCGCGGTAAAGTCTTTAATGCTGAACAGTTGGAAGAAATGTCCGAGAAGTTTGGTCGTTATCTGGATGTTGATGGCGACGGTATTCCTTACCGGACTTATCCGGGTACTCATCCCACTAAAGGGTCTTTCTTTACCCGAGGTACTTCCCGTGATGAATATGCGGTTTATACCGAAGATGGCAGCGAATATGTGAAAAATATGGAGCGCTTGCTGCATAAGTGGGAAACGGCCAAAGGTCTTGTTCCCAAGCCTGAAATTATAAATTGTGAAGGCGGTAGCAGTGTCGGTATTCTGCATTTTGGTACCAGTGCTGATGCGACGAGGGAAGCCTCTGACTATCTGGCAGAAAGCGGTATCACTGTTGATACTTGTCGTATTCGAGCTTTCCCTTTTAATCAGGAGATTGAAGACTTTGTTGCCAATCACGAAACGGTATTTGTGGTTGAGCAAAACCGCGATGCGCAGATGCGTTCGCTGCTGGTAAATGATTGTGATATCGACCCCAAGCATTTAATTCCGGTACTGAATTACGACGGTATGCCCATTACGGCCCGTTATATTCAGGAGAAAGTCGAAAGTCATATCAGTGGCGCCAAGGTTACTCCCTTGCGTTCAAAAACTAATAAAAAGTAG
- a CDS encoding SDR family NAD(P)-dependent oxidoreductase: MPYKNINRRQFVQHSTTAVLATALAPQLLAQTANPPMGKFGAESTAEEVTEGIDLTGKVAVVTGGNSGLGYETMRVLALRGAHVICTARTLEKAEKACASIEQGKATPVVMELTDHASVRSCAKAIKAISPTIDMLICNAGIMELPELELVNGVEKQFAVNHLGHFLFTNELLDQVTAAEQGRIVIVSSMGYQWAPEGGIVFDNLDGSKGYEPMKAYGQSKLANSLFALSLSDKLANTTATANSIHPGIINTNLGRHFPAWKRIAASLIGWTFMKSVEAGAATSCYVATNPALEKVSGNYFEDCNPVTPEGPYMLDKDLAAKLWTTSEELTQA, encoded by the coding sequence ATGCCCTATAAAAACATTAATCGCCGCCAGTTTGTTCAACATTCCACCACCGCTGTTTTAGCCACGGCTTTAGCCCCGCAGCTGCTTGCGCAAACCGCCAACCCGCCAATGGGAAAATTTGGCGCCGAATCCACTGCTGAAGAAGTCACTGAAGGTATTGACCTGACCGGTAAAGTCGCTGTGGTTACTGGCGGTAATTCCGGTCTGGGCTATGAAACGATGCGTGTGCTTGCCTTGCGTGGCGCCCATGTTATTTGCACTGCAAGAACACTGGAAAAAGCCGAGAAGGCCTGTGCCAGTATCGAGCAAGGGAAGGCCACCCCTGTGGTGATGGAGCTAACAGACCACGCCTCTGTCAGAAGCTGTGCCAAAGCCATTAAAGCAATCAGCCCCACCATTGACATGCTGATCTGTAATGCGGGTATTATGGAGCTGCCTGAACTGGAGTTGGTCAATGGTGTAGAAAAGCAATTTGCCGTCAACCACCTTGGTCACTTCCTGTTTACCAACGAATTACTGGATCAGGTAACAGCAGCTGAACAGGGACGTATTGTGATTGTTAGCAGCATGGGTTACCAGTGGGCACCTGAAGGGGGTATCGTATTTGATAATCTGGATGGCAGCAAAGGTTATGAGCCAATGAAAGCTTATGGCCAATCCAAACTGGCCAACTCGCTGTTTGCCCTGTCGTTATCAGATAAGCTTGCCAATACAACCGCTACCGCAAACTCTATTCACCCAGGTATTATTAATACGAATCTTGGTCGTCACTTTCCGGCATGGAAGCGTATTGCCGCCAGCTTAATAGGTTGGACCTTTATGAAGTCGGTTGAAGCCGGTGCCGCCACGTCTTGTTATGTAGCCACTAACCCTGCTTTAGAGAAAGTATCGGGCAATTACTTTGAAGATTGTAATCCGGTAACACCTGAAGGGCCTTATATGCTAGATAAGGATTTGGCTGCCAAATTGTGGACGACTTCAGAAGAACTGACACAAGCGTAG
- a CDS encoding tryptophan--tRNA ligase, producing the protein MTKERVLTGITTTGTPHLGNYVGAIKPAIEASKHSDIDSFFFLADYHALIKCHDPAQVRQSTKEIAATWLALGLDTDNSTFYRQSDVPEITELSWILTCMTAKGLMNRAHAYKAAAQANIDEGEDADKAITMGLFSYPVLMAADILMFNGKKIPVGKDQIQHVEMARDIAQRFNHHFDDLFVLPEADVGDDVAVLNGLDGRKMSKSYNNTIPLFLTEKKLQKHINKIKTNLLEPGEPKDTEDSTVFQIWQAFANEEQTQYMRDQFANGIAWGQAKKELFALINEEVGPARERYEELMADGDFIEQELQKGGEKAREYASALLKKVRTAVGIAPILK; encoded by the coding sequence ATGACTAAAGAACGTGTATTAACCGGTATCACCACCACAGGTACGCCTCACCTGGGTAACTATGTGGGCGCTATTAAACCGGCTATTGAAGCCAGCAAACACAGTGATATTGATTCCTTCTTTTTCCTGGCGGATTACCACGCTTTAATTAAATGTCATGACCCTGCACAGGTCAGACAATCCACCAAGGAAATTGCAGCCACTTGGTTGGCGCTGGGTTTGGATACCGATAACAGCACTTTTTACCGTCAGTCAGATGTGCCGGAAATTACCGAGCTAAGCTGGATTTTAACCTGTATGACGGCCAAGGGTTTAATGAACCGCGCCCATGCCTATAAAGCGGCGGCACAAGCCAATATCGACGAAGGTGAAGATGCTGATAAGGCGATCACCATGGGTTTATTTAGTTACCCGGTGTTAATGGCTGCGGATATTTTAATGTTTAACGGTAAAAAAATTCCTGTTGGCAAAGACCAGATTCAGCACGTAGAAATGGCCCGTGATATTGCCCAGCGTTTTAATCATCACTTTGACGATTTGTTCGTCTTGCCCGAAGCTGATGTTGGTGACGATGTTGCTGTGCTCAATGGCCTTGATGGCCGCAAAATGAGTAAAAGCTATAACAATACTATCCCGTTGTTTTTGACTGAGAAAAAACTGCAAAAGCATATCAATAAAATCAAAACCAATTTGCTAGAGCCGGGTGAGCCCAAAGACACCGAAGATTCTACCGTATTCCAAATTTGGCAGGCCTTTGCTAATGAAGAGCAAACCCAGTATATGCGTGACCAGTTTGCTAACGGTATTGCCTGGGGGCAGGCCAAAAAAGAGTTGTTTGCTTTGATTAATGAAGAGGTTGGCCCGGCCCGCGAACGTTATGAAGAGCTGATGGCCGACGGTGATTTTATTGAGCAGGAGTTGCAGAAGGGGGGCGAAAAAGCCCGTGAGTATGCTTCAGCCTTGTTAAAGAAAGTACGCACAGCGGTAGGTATAGCGCCCATCCTAAAATAA
- a CDS encoding 2-oxoacid:ferredoxin oxidoreductase subunit beta, with the protein MSYLKPSFRHPELPVNDLGYTKKNYEGAISTLCAGCGHDSISGAIVQAIFELSIAPHNVAKMSGIGCSSKTPTYFLGNSHGFNSVHGRMPSVATGANMANRDMIYVGVSGDGDTASIGMGQFTHAVRRNLNMMYIVENNGCYGLTKGQDSATSDIGSKSKKGEPNPFEPIDLASMALQLGATFVARSFSGDKEQLVPLIKAAISHQGFAFIDVVSPCVTFNNNPGSTKGYEHVRDHLAATGTVDFVPMKEEITTSYHPGTSQEVTLHDGSVVHLHKADDKLDIHSRRSALGLIKDYKANDQILTGLLYMDPDSRELHETIETSNKALRSLGEADLCPGNNVLKNINESLR; encoded by the coding sequence GTGAGTTATTTAAAGCCAAGTTTCCGTCACCCAGAGTTACCTGTTAACGATTTGGGTTACACCAAGAAAAATTACGAAGGGGCTATTTCAACCTTATGTGCAGGTTGTGGTCACGATTCAATTAGTGGTGCTATTGTGCAGGCCATTTTTGAATTGTCGATTGCGCCTCATAATGTGGCCAAAATGTCCGGTATTGGTTGTTCTTCCAAAACACCCACTTACTTTCTCGGCAATTCACACGGATTTAACTCCGTTCACGGTCGTATGCCTTCGGTTGCCACCGGTGCGAATATGGCCAACCGGGATATGATTTATGTCGGTGTATCCGGTGATGGTGATACCGCCTCTATCGGTATGGGGCAGTTTACCCATGCTGTACGCCGTAACTTAAATATGATGTATATCGTTGAGAATAACGGTTGCTACGGCCTGACCAAAGGTCAGGACTCGGCAACGTCTGATATAGGTTCCAAGAGCAAAAAAGGCGAGCCTAACCCCTTTGAGCCGATTGATCTTGCCAGTATGGCGTTGCAGTTGGGAGCAACCTTTGTCGCCAGAAGTTTCTCTGGTGATAAAGAGCAGTTGGTACCGTTAATTAAAGCCGCTATTTCTCATCAGGGTTTTGCTTTTATTGATGTGGTTTCTCCTTGTGTTACCTTTAACAACAATCCGGGCTCTACTAAAGGTTACGAGCATGTGCGTGATCATTTGGCAGCAACCGGCACCGTTGATTTTGTGCCCATGAAAGAAGAGATTACTACCAGCTATCACCCGGGCACTTCTCAGGAAGTGACTTTGCATGATGGTTCGGTCGTGCATTTGCATAAAGCCGATGATAAGTTGGATATTCACAGTCGTCGTTCTGCATTGGGTTTAATTAAGGACTATAAGGCCAATGATCAGATTCTAACGGGTTTGTTATATATGGACCCTGATTCAAGGGAGCTTCATGAAACCATTGAGACTTCTAATAAGGCTCTTCGTTCTTTGGGTGAAGCTGATCTTTGTCCGGGTAATAATGTATTGAAGAACATTAACGAGAGCCTTCGTTAA